The Thermasporomyces composti region CGGCGCCGTCGACGATCCGCCCGTCCGCGGGAACCCGCCCGCCGGGGCGTACCAGGACGACGTCTCCCACCCCGAGCGCGGCGACGTCGACCCGCTCGATCCGGCCGTCGGTCACCCGCTCGGCGTCGTCCGGCAGTAGCTCCGCGAGGGCCGACAACGCACCTCGGGCCTGGCTGACGGCCTTCATCTCCTGCCAGTGGCCCAGCAACATGATGGTGACCAGCGCCGACAGCTCCCACCAGAAGTCCAGGTGGAACAAGCCCACGCTGGTGGCCAGCGAGGTGGCGTACGCGACGACGATCGCCATCGAGACGAGCAGCATCATGCCGGGGGCGCGCCGGCGGATCTCCGCGACGCCACCGGTGAGGAACGGCCAACCCCCGTACCAGAAGACCGCAGACCCCAGGAGCGGACCCAGCCATGCGTGGCCCGGGAACACGACGGAGGCGCCGAACCACCCGAGCACCATGGGGCTGGTCGCGACGACCGGCAACGTGAGGAGCAGGCTGACCCAGAACCGCCGCCGGAACGTCTCCGGGTCGTGAGCGGCGTGCCCGTCGTGTCCGTCGTGACGCGGCTGGTGGACGGAACGCCCGATGTGGCCAGCGCTGCGGTGGACGTGCCCCTCTCGACTGGCGCGGGCATGCGTGGGATCGCCCCGATGTGGGTCGCCGCTCCCCATGGGCTTGCTCCCCGGCTTCGAGCTCGCTCAGGTGGCGGCCGCGTGCAGCCTCCCGCCTCTCGCGGCCGAGGACTCCTACCCCGTCGCGCCTCGACCACACCCGGGTTCCCTGGCCCCGGATCCGGGCGTCGACGTGCGCCCCAGGGGACGGGACAGACGCTCAGACCACGACCGGCCTGAAGGGGTTCTCCACGTGCGGTCCGTCGATCACCGGCCCGTGGCCGGTGAACTTCAGCCGAGACAGCCAGACCAGGCGGCCGGGTGACTCGCCCACCGCGTCCGGCTGCCAGGCGTGATAGACGTACCACCAGTGCGGCCCCACCTTGATCGGCATGCCGTGGCCGGGACCAGCCGCGACGTCGTTCCCGGAGAGGATCGGCCCGTCGCCCTTCTTGGTCCACGGCCCGGTGATCGCGGATGCCATCGCCCAGCAGACGCCGTACGTGTCCCTCCAGTACTCGCCGGTCGAGTAGAAGCAGTAGTAGACGCCTTGGTGGATGATCACGGAGGCGCCCTCGATCGTGTAGATCTCGTACGGCTGGTCCATGCCGATGATGCGCATCGGCTCGCCGACCAACTCCAGCCCGTCGTCGGTCAGGCGCTGAAGGTAGATGTAGGACGGCAGGCCACGCGAGTTCCCGTCGTTCTTCCACAGCAACCACAGCGAACCGTCGACGTCCCGGAAGGGTGACGCATCGATGCTTCCACCCTCGTCGACCTGACCGATCAACGGCGTTGTCCGTTCGTCGACGAACGGCCCGGCCGGAGACTCGGCCACCGCGACCGATATCGCCTGTTGGTCTATGTCAGCGCGACGCGCGGTGTAGTAGGCGAGGTAGCGCTGACCGACCTTGATGACTTCGGGCGCCCAGTGTCGACCTGGCACCGACCACGGGGCGATCACCGGCATGCCGTTGCCGACCTCGGTCCAGTTGACCAAGTCGGGCGACGTCAACACCGGCATCGCGCCCATCGCACCCGCGGTCGAGTACAGCCAGAACGCTCCATCGGCATAGAGAACCGCCGGGTCTGGATGGTTCGTTGGGATGACGGGGTTCTGATACCCGCCTCCTTGGGCGTGGGCCGAGGTCGTGCCGCCCAGGGCCGCGAGGGCCGCACCGCCGGCGGCGCCCAGGAATGCTCGCCGGCTGATGGAGCTGGTGGACCGGAGCAACTCGACGGAACGCGATGAGGCGGCCGGCTTCATCGCCCCTCCTTCAGGCGTCGTACTGGGCCCGCTGAGTC contains the following coding sequences:
- a CDS encoding glycoside hydrolase family 43 protein, producing MKPAASSRSVELLRSTSSISRRAFLGAAGGAALAALGGTTSAHAQGGGYQNPVIPTNHPDPAVLYADGAFWLYSTAGAMGAMPVLTSPDLVNWTEVGNGMPVIAPWSVPGRHWAPEVIKVGQRYLAYYTARRADIDQQAISVAVAESPAGPFVDERTTPLIGQVDEGGSIDASPFRDVDGSLWLLWKNDGNSRGLPSYIYLQRLTDDGLELVGEPMRIIGMDQPYEIYTIEGASVIIHQGVYYCFYSTGEYWRDTYGVCWAMASAITGPWTKKGDGPILSGNDVAAGPGHGMPIKVGPHWWYVYHAWQPDAVGESPGRLVWLSRLKFTGHGPVIDGPHVENPFRPVVV